A window from Caulobacter sp. X encodes these proteins:
- a CDS encoding PhoX family phosphatase, producing MTWPSRVHNDKGRAAPARPRGAAPISTLIDRRGLLAAGLAASLAPPAARAAAPPIGFKPLSPLIGPVEALPEGFKRTIVLRWGDPLWSDAPAFAPGALTAAAQARQFGYNNDFTAILPLPSGDPSGGLLVVNHEYPTPYLMFPGVSATDGTTTLDDEQLRVCMAACGMSVAEVRRTNGTWGVVVDSPYNRRITATTPIRISGPAAGHPKLRTGADPTGRWVLGTHDNCNGGVTPWGTVLSGEEGSAEFFGGDWRDAPDLERLKRGYFTNLGPHGRYGWNRVDKRFDVGHEPHESNRFEWVVEIDPLDPTAPPVKRTALGRFAHEGAHSVVAPDGRVVVYLGDDWEYEYCYRFVSRDVFNPHDRAANRDLLDHGTLSVARFAEDGTLDWAPLVFGIGPLTPANGFAGQGDVLLETRRAADLLGATPMDSPEGYEPNPMTGRVYIALTGVDARTRAPNPANPRRANPGGHILELVPPDRGQGPDHAADRFAWNVFALCGDPAAPGSRARFHPDAGPEDWFEAPDNLSFDAAGRMWICTDGPGVRQHDGVWMMHTSGPERAWPRLFYSPPPGSECCSPAFTRDGKAMFLSVQHPAERSPSLDQAATRWPDFTAGHPPRPSVIVIERENGGGLA from the coding sequence ATGACCTGGCCTTCGCGCGTTCACAACGACAAGGGCCGCGCGGCGCCGGCCCGGCCGCGAGGCGCCGCGCCGATCTCGACCCTGATCGATCGGCGCGGCCTGCTGGCGGCCGGCCTCGCCGCCAGCCTTGCGCCGCCAGCCGCGCGCGCCGCCGCGCCGCCGATCGGCTTCAAGCCCTTGTCGCCGCTCATCGGACCTGTCGAGGCCCTACCGGAGGGGTTCAAGCGGACGATCGTCTTGCGCTGGGGCGATCCGTTGTGGTCGGACGCCCCGGCCTTCGCCCCCGGCGCCCTGACCGCGGCGGCGCAGGCGCGCCAGTTCGGCTACAACAACGACTTCACCGCCATCCTGCCCCTGCCCTCGGGCGATCCCAGCGGCGGACTGCTGGTGGTCAATCACGAATATCCCACCCCCTACCTGATGTTCCCTGGCGTCTCCGCGACGGACGGGACCACGACGCTGGACGACGAGCAGCTGCGAGTCTGCATGGCCGCATGCGGCATGAGCGTCGCCGAGGTGCGCCGCACGAACGGGACCTGGGGCGTGGTCGTCGACAGTCCCTACAACCGGCGGATCACCGCCACGACCCCGATCCGGATCTCCGGCCCCGCCGCCGGTCACCCGAAACTGCGCACGGGCGCGGACCCCACCGGCCGGTGGGTGCTGGGCACGCATGACAACTGCAACGGCGGCGTCACGCCCTGGGGCACGGTGCTGTCGGGCGAGGAGGGCTCGGCCGAGTTCTTCGGCGGCGACTGGCGCGATGCGCCTGATCTCGAGCGCCTCAAGCGCGGCTATTTCACCAACCTTGGTCCGCACGGGCGCTACGGCTGGAATCGCGTCGACAAGCGTTTCGACGTCGGTCACGAACCGCACGAGTCCAATCGCTTCGAGTGGGTCGTCGAGATCGACCCGCTGGACCCGACGGCGCCGCCAGTCAAGCGCACGGCCCTGGGGCGTTTTGCTCATGAAGGCGCGCACAGCGTCGTGGCGCCGGACGGGAGGGTGGTCGTCTATCTCGGCGACGACTGGGAATACGAGTATTGCTACCGCTTCGTCAGCCGCGATGTCTTCAATCCGCATGACCGGGCCGCCAATCGCGACCTGCTCGACCACGGGACTCTGAGCGTCGCCCGCTTCGCCGAGGACGGGACGCTAGACTGGGCGCCGCTGGTGTTCGGCATCGGCCCGCTGACGCCGGCGAACGGCTTCGCCGGCCAGGGCGACGTGCTCTTGGAGACCCGCCGCGCCGCCGATCTCCTGGGCGCCACGCCGATGGACTCGCCCGAGGGTTACGAGCCAAATCCGATGACCGGCAGGGTCTATATCGCCCTGACCGGCGTCGACGCGCGCACCCGGGCTCCGAACCCGGCCAACCCGCGTCGGGCCAACCCCGGTGGCCACATCCTGGAGCTGGTCCCGCCCGATCGCGGCCAGGGCCCCGACCATGCCGCGGATCGCTTCGCCTGGAACGTCTTCGCGCTGTGCGGCGATCCGGCCGCGCCCGGATCCAGGGCGCGTTTCCATCCCGACGCCGGGCCCGAGGACTGGTTCGAGGCGCCCGACAATCTGAGTTTCGACGCCGCCGGCCGAATGTGGATCTGCACCGACGGTCCCGGCGTCCGGCAGCATGACGGCGTCTGGATGATGCACACTTCCGGACCCGAGCGGGCCTGGCCGCGGCTATTCTACTCGCCCCCGCCAGGCTCGGAATGCTGCAGCCCCGCCTTCACGCGGGACGGCAAGGCGATGTTCCTGTCGGTGCAGCACCCTGCCGAGCGCTCACCGTCCCTGGATCAAGCCGCGACCCGCTGGCCTGACTTCACCGCCGGCCATCCTCCCCGTCCGTCGGTGATCGTGATCGAACGCGAGAATGGAGGCGGTCTAGCCTAG
- a CDS encoding TonB-dependent receptor, giving the protein MPSKRSSRARLMAALLATTCAFSAPAAWAQAPQAGKTAVAEIAFDIPAQSLASALNTFSRQAGVQILFPYDAIEGRSSKPLQGRYPIRGALNLLLAGSPLIVDSDDGRTIGLVVAKRQGVGQVSGLVNQIDGKAPLSGVLVRVDATAQTAVTDSEGRYRFGALPSGPHTLTFQYLGLPDLKETVEVVPGENPQRVSIMGAAQVSELIVTGQRAAQARALSRQRNADNLSNVVAADQAGRFPDLNAAEALRRMPGVSVQREVVAGEGRYVSIRGLDSGLNNTQINGMNAAQPEKENRRVPLDMIQTAALSSITVHKTLLPDQEADGIGGAVVLETATAFDFAKPVLDLTVSGFHHDLAGKTSPMFQGTAARRFGDHDQFGVLISGGYSKRKTKGYVFYQDEDYLSFIEDDPTGGVTPLQFHIAQYEDKRENISANVALNWAVTDNTELTFKGSYNRLYDQELSREIYFEGGTEDYEDGKLVLTEHGNAQIFDQYEETELTQQSYVLTGKTRAGAFTFDYGLGYSAGVRNEPFDNEVAFKVDLDSNLFAYDFTGRFPQPNLTAADRARIADPSQYALGYNDIDIDDQKNTRAAAHFDISYDPGSGWLRSVKFGAKAERSKRKLVEGNVMDLEGPLTLKAFGVGPLVSVAQTGAPYPAFLSLDIAQVKAWKTYSQHLVDTDTAFENDYVEDGVIPRDEDSYESREDIFAGYLMAKGVWGRWEAIGGLRVDHTRIASDNWEAVELEGQAPVFTPVTGKASYTSWLPRLQVNYRANDNLVVRGAMFTSIARPEPLFISGATTIEEEDGEVDVTVGNPGLKPAYAYNFDLGIERYFGSIGMISAGVYYKRIDRFIFSGVAGETEADRARFENDPRLVGKVIDDVTTYTNGKRATVYGLELNLVRQFSNLPGPWGGLGVYANATLQRSKADPGVDDIAKGDFFNAPEKIFTVAATYQKYGLEGTLAYGWRDRQAVRFSSYGTRIVEEAYGSLDGQLRYAITPRAKVFFNAVDMLNGGDKPIVDERYGEGSRYLEGATYSGRTFTFGLNLSF; this is encoded by the coding sequence ATGCCTTCCAAGCGTTCATCGCGCGCCCGCCTGATGGCGGCGCTGCTGGCGACCACCTGCGCCTTTTCCGCGCCAGCTGCCTGGGCCCAGGCCCCTCAAGCCGGCAAGACCGCCGTGGCCGAGATCGCGTTCGACATACCGGCGCAGAGCCTGGCTTCGGCCCTGAACACTTTCTCGCGCCAAGCCGGCGTGCAGATCCTGTTTCCCTACGACGCGATCGAGGGCCGGAGCAGCAAGCCGCTGCAGGGCCGCTACCCGATACGCGGCGCCCTGAACCTGCTGCTCGCGGGTTCGCCCCTGATCGTCGACAGCGATGACGGCCGTACGATCGGCCTGGTGGTCGCCAAACGCCAGGGCGTCGGCCAGGTCTCGGGACTGGTGAACCAGATCGACGGCAAGGCCCCGCTGTCAGGCGTGCTGGTCCGTGTCGATGCGACCGCACAGACGGCCGTGACCGACTCCGAGGGCCGCTACCGCTTCGGCGCTCTCCCCTCCGGTCCCCACACCCTGACCTTTCAGTATCTGGGCCTGCCAGACCTGAAGGAGACCGTCGAGGTCGTCCCCGGTGAGAACCCCCAGCGCGTCTCGATCATGGGCGCGGCTCAGGTTTCCGAACTGATCGTAACCGGCCAGCGCGCCGCTCAGGCGCGGGCGCTCAGCCGCCAGCGCAACGCCGACAACCTTAGCAATGTCGTCGCCGCGGACCAGGCCGGCCGCTTTCCCGACCTGAACGCAGCCGAGGCCCTGCGCCGCATGCCGGGCGTCTCGGTGCAGCGCGAGGTCGTGGCCGGCGAAGGTCGCTATGTCTCCATCCGCGGCTTGGACAGCGGTCTGAACAACACCCAGATCAACGGCATGAACGCCGCCCAGCCGGAGAAAGAAAACCGTCGGGTGCCGCTGGACATGATCCAGACCGCCGCCCTGTCCTCGATCACCGTGCACAAGACCCTGCTCCCCGACCAGGAGGCCGACGGCATCGGCGGCGCGGTCGTGCTGGAAACCGCCACGGCCTTCGACTTCGCCAAGCCCGTCTTGGACCTGACGGTCAGCGGCTTCCACCACGATCTGGCCGGCAAGACCAGCCCGATGTTCCAGGGCACCGCCGCCCGGCGGTTCGGCGACCACGACCAGTTCGGCGTCCTGATCTCGGGCGGCTATTCAAAGCGCAAGACCAAGGGCTACGTCTTCTACCAGGACGAAGACTATCTCAGCTTCATCGAGGATGATCCGACCGGCGGCGTAACGCCGCTGCAGTTCCACATCGCCCAGTACGAGGACAAGCGCGAGAACATCTCGGCCAATGTCGCCCTGAACTGGGCGGTCACGGACAATACAGAGCTGACCTTCAAGGGCAGCTACAACCGGCTCTATGATCAAGAACTGAGCCGCGAAATCTATTTCGAGGGCGGCACCGAGGACTACGAGGACGGCAAGCTGGTCCTCACCGAGCACGGCAACGCCCAGATCTTCGACCAGTATGAAGAAACCGAGCTGACACAGCAGTCCTATGTCCTGACCGGCAAGACGCGCGCCGGCGCCTTCACCTTCGACTACGGGCTCGGCTACTCGGCCGGCGTCCGCAACGAGCCGTTCGACAACGAGGTCGCTTTCAAGGTCGATCTGGACAGCAACCTCTTCGCCTACGACTTCACGGGCCGCTTCCCCCAGCCCAACCTGACGGCGGCCGACCGGGCGCGCATCGCCGATCCGTCGCAATACGCGCTGGGCTACAACGACATCGACATCGACGATCAGAAGAACACCCGCGCCGCGGCGCATTTCGACATCAGCTACGACCCGGGTTCGGGCTGGCTTCGGTCCGTGAAGTTCGGGGCCAAGGCCGAGCGCTCCAAGCGCAAGCTGGTCGAGGGCAATGTCATGGACCTGGAGGGGCCGCTGACCCTGAAGGCGTTCGGCGTCGGGCCCCTGGTCAGCGTCGCCCAGACCGGCGCGCCCTACCCTGCGTTTCTGTCGCTGGACATCGCCCAGGTGAAGGCCTGGAAGACCTATTCCCAGCACCTGGTCGACACTGACACCGCTTTCGAAAACGACTATGTCGAGGACGGCGTCATCCCTCGTGACGAGGACAGCTACGAGAGCCGCGAGGACATCTTCGCCGGCTACCTGATGGCCAAGGGCGTTTGGGGGCGTTGGGAAGCGATCGGCGGCCTGCGTGTGGATCACACGCGCATCGCGTCCGACAACTGGGAAGCCGTCGAGCTGGAGGGCCAGGCCCCGGTGTTCACGCCGGTGACGGGCAAGGCCAGCTACACGAGTTGGCTGCCCCGCCTGCAGGTCAACTATCGCGCCAACGACAACCTGGTGGTTCGCGGCGCGATGTTCACCTCGATCGCCCGCCCCGAACCGCTGTTCATCTCCGGCGCGACCACGATCGAGGAGGAGGACGGCGAGGTCGATGTCACGGTCGGTAATCCTGGTTTGAAGCCCGCCTACGCCTACAATTTCGATCTCGGGATCGAGCGCTATTTCGGCTCGATCGGCATGATCTCGGCCGGCGTCTACTACAAGCGGATCGACCGCTTCATCTTCAGCGGCGTGGCCGGCGAGACCGAGGCCGACCGCGCCCGGTTCGAGAATGATCCGCGCCTGGTGGGCAAGGTCATCGACGACGTCACCACCTACACCAACGGCAAGCGCGCGACGGTCTACGGCCTGGAGCTGAACTTGGTGCGCCAGTTCAGCAACCTGCCCGGTCCATGGGGCGGTCTGGGCGTCTACGCCAACGCCACCCTCCAACGCAGCAAGGCAGATCCGGGCGTCGACGATATCGCCAAGGGCGACTTCTTCAACGCGCCGGAGAAGATCTTCACGGTGGCGGCGACCTACCAGAAATACGGCCTGGAAGGCACCCTGGCCTATGGCTGGCGCGATCGACAGGCCGTGCGGTTCTCCAGCTACGGCACGCGCATCGTCGAGGAGGCCTACGGCTCCCTTGACGGCCAGCTGCGCTACGCCATCACCCCGCGCGCCAAGGTTTTCTTCAACGCCGTGGACATGCTGAATGGAGGCGACAAGCCGATCGTCGACGAGCGCTATGGCGAAGGCTCGCGCTACCTTGAGGGCGCGACCTACAGCGGCCGCACCTTCACCTTCGGCCTGAACCTTAGCTTCTGA
- a CDS encoding bile acid:sodium symporter family protein, whose translation MELLKQISPFVLTLSLAGVVVSVGLSSTRGDFLYAVRRPGLLLRAVVAVDVIPPLAAVLLMRLLPLDSAVKAGVVLMAISPVPPLSPGQELKVGARREYAYGLYVALALLTIVTVPMVLAIATRAFGRQDTVSVATLAKSLLVGVFIPLATGVAVRAVAPGIAARIAPWLYRLSTPLVSLAFLPMIVSLWPTIISLVGDGALLAMALVVLIALVGGHFLGGPDRVDRGTLAIASAVRHPGIAMMLAGANFTDARVRAAVLLFMLVGLVVGLPYKQWLKRTGATSVANHL comes from the coding sequence ATGGAACTGTTGAAACAGATTAGTCCATTCGTGCTGACGCTCAGCCTCGCGGGCGTGGTTGTCAGCGTCGGGCTCAGCTCCACGCGCGGTGACTTTCTCTATGCCGTTCGTAGGCCAGGACTGCTGTTGAGAGCCGTCGTGGCGGTGGACGTCATCCCGCCGCTCGCGGCGGTGCTTCTGATGCGCCTTTTGCCGCTGGACTCCGCCGTTAAGGCGGGCGTCGTCCTGATGGCCATCTCTCCCGTCCCGCCGCTATCGCCTGGCCAGGAACTCAAGGTGGGCGCCCGCCGAGAATATGCCTATGGCCTCTACGTCGCCCTCGCTCTTCTGACCATCGTCACGGTCCCGATGGTCCTGGCGATCGCCACTCGTGCGTTCGGTCGACAGGACACGGTCTCCGTCGCGACCCTGGCCAAGTCCCTGCTGGTGGGCGTGTTCATTCCGCTCGCCACCGGCGTGGCGGTTCGCGCGGTCGCGCCGGGGATCGCCGCGCGGATCGCGCCTTGGCTCTACCGCCTCAGCACGCCTCTGGTCTCCCTGGCGTTCTTGCCGATGATCGTGTCCTTGTGGCCGACGATCATAAGCCTGGTGGGCGACGGCGCTCTGCTGGCGATGGCTCTTGTCGTGCTCATCGCGCTGGTTGGAGGCCATTTTCTAGGTGGGCCGGATCGCGTCGACCGCGGCACGCTCGCTATCGCCAGCGCGGTCCGTCACCCGGGGATAGCCATGATGCTGGCGGGCGCGAACTTCACCGATGCGCGGGTCAGAGCCGCCGTGCTTCTCTTCATGCTGGTCGGATTGGTCGTCGGTCTTCCCTACAAGCAGTGGCTCAAGCGAACGGGCGCTACCTCCGTGGCAAACCATCTGTAA
- a CDS encoding amidohydrolase gives MNSFTTVSRAATVLAVASFSLASAAWASNADAIYFGGPIITINDAAPMAEAVAIKDGKIVAVGARAAVLAAEKGAATKLYDLKGRTLIPGFVDAHSHFTQVSLLAVSANLLAPPDGPVKTIPDMQEALRGFIATSPVVKAHGVVIGMNLDDSQLRERRFPTRQDLDAVSAELPIFVIHQSGHLAMLNSRALALVGITPDSPSPAGGAIEREADGKTPNGVLKETAFFSIMPKMMPAFTPAEYRQNLEASQKIYIENGFTTVQDGKTSVADMAALPALNAAGAFKVDIVAYPDLVAMGDAPVLHGPLMSRNYTGHLRIGGVKLTLDGSPQGKTAWFTKPYFQPPEGEKADYAGLPAFADDKLQPLADLAYKNHWQLLAHTNGDAAIDQLIRVVGQAQSRYGYPDSRTVMIHGQFLRADQIPALKAEGIFPALFPMHTFYWGDWHRQSVAGPERAENISPTAWVLKAGLTPSIHSDAPVVFPNSMTLISTAVNRTTRSGYVLGPEQRLTPLQALHAMTLWPAYQHFEEASKGSIEVGKRADLVILSANPLTVPAASLNQIKVDETIKDGASIYRREASAP, from the coding sequence TTGAACTCTTTCACAACAGTCAGCCGCGCCGCGACCGTTCTCGCGGTCGCCTCATTCTCACTGGCCTCGGCAGCCTGGGCCAGCAACGCTGATGCGATCTATTTTGGCGGCCCGATCATCACCATCAACGACGCCGCGCCCATGGCCGAGGCCGTCGCGATCAAGGACGGGAAGATCGTGGCGGTCGGCGCGCGGGCCGCGGTGCTCGCGGCCGAGAAGGGCGCAGCCACCAAGCTCTACGACCTGAAGGGCCGGACGCTGATCCCCGGCTTCGTGGACGCCCACAGCCATTTCACCCAGGTGTCGCTTCTGGCCGTCTCCGCCAATCTGCTGGCGCCGCCCGATGGTCCCGTGAAAACCATACCCGACATGCAGGAGGCGCTGCGCGGTTTCATCGCCACGTCTCCGGTGGTCAAGGCCCATGGCGTCGTGATCGGGATGAACCTTGACGACTCCCAGCTGCGGGAACGTCGGTTCCCGACCCGGCAAGACCTCGACGCGGTCTCCGCCGAGCTGCCGATCTTTGTCATCCATCAGTCGGGCCATCTGGCGATGCTCAATAGCCGGGCCCTGGCCCTGGTGGGCATAACCCCCGACAGCCCGTCCCCCGCGGGCGGAGCGATCGAGCGAGAAGCCGACGGCAAAACCCCCAATGGGGTGCTCAAGGAAACCGCCTTCTTTTCCATCATGCCGAAAATGATGCCGGCCTTCACGCCCGCCGAATACCGCCAGAATCTGGAGGCGTCGCAGAAGATCTACATCGAGAACGGCTTCACCACCGTCCAGGACGGCAAGACCTCGGTGGCCGACATGGCGGCCCTGCCGGCGCTCAACGCCGCCGGCGCGTTTAAGGTCGACATTGTCGCCTATCCCGATCTCGTCGCCATGGGCGACGCCCCTGTGCTGCATGGTCCCCTGATGTCGCGCAACTATACGGGACATCTCCGCATCGGCGGGGTGAAGCTGACGCTGGATGGCTCGCCCCAGGGCAAGACGGCTTGGTTCACCAAGCCCTATTTCCAGCCCCCGGAAGGGGAGAAGGCCGACTATGCCGGCTTGCCCGCCTTCGCCGATGACAAGCTGCAGCCCTTGGCGGACCTGGCCTATAAGAACCACTGGCAGCTTCTGGCCCACACCAACGGCGATGCGGCCATCGACCAGTTGATCCGCGTGGTTGGCCAGGCCCAGTCACGCTACGGCTATCCCGACAGCCGCACGGTGATGATCCATGGCCAGTTCCTGCGCGCGGACCAGATCCCCGCCTTGAAGGCGGAAGGCATATTTCCGGCGCTGTTTCCAATGCACACGTTCTATTGGGGCGATTGGCATCGCCAATCGGTGGCCGGGCCCGAGCGCGCCGAGAACATCTCTCCGACGGCATGGGTGCTCAAGGCGGGGCTGACACCATCGATCCACTCCGATGCGCCCGTGGTCTTTCCCAATTCGATGACCCTGATCAGCACGGCGGTGAATCGCACGACGCGCAGCGGCTATGTCCTTGGCCCCGAACAGCGTCTGACCCCGTTGCAGGCCCTGCACGCGATGACGCTCTGGCCCGCCTACCAGCACTTCGAGGAGGCCTCCAAAGGCTCGATCGAGGTCGGCAAGCGCGCGGACCTGGTGATCCTTTCGGCCAACCCCCTGACCGTCCCCGCGGCCTCCTTGAACCAGATCAAGGTTGACGAGACGATCAAGGATGGCGCGTCGATCTACCGCCGGGAAGCTTCCGCGCCATGA
- a CDS encoding DUF4387 domain-containing protein, with the protein MVKLHEVCRQVRSKNAGPFWVTVDLFFDGPENYARYRDAFGLSADVVAKAFGADPALVKRFAVDYLSVVKISYPRKAPQGGAVERDMHSGQQYVRLLDTELS; encoded by the coding sequence ATGGTCAAGCTGCATGAGGTGTGCCGCCAGGTGCGTTCGAAGAACGCCGGCCCGTTCTGGGTGACGGTGGATCTGTTCTTTGACGGCCCGGAGAACTACGCGCGCTACAGGGACGCCTTCGGCCTTTCGGCTGACGTCGTGGCGAAGGCCTTCGGCGCCGATCCCGCGCTCGTGAAGCGGTTCGCGGTCGACTACCTGAGCGTCGTGAAGATCTCCTATCCTCGCAAGGCCCCGCAGGGCGGAGCCGTGGAGCGCGACATGCACAGCGGTCAGCAGTACGTCAGGCTCCTGGACACTGAGCTGAGCTAA